One genomic segment of Impatiens glandulifera chromosome 6, dImpGla2.1, whole genome shotgun sequence includes these proteins:
- the LOC124942246 gene encoding uncharacterized protein Mb2734-like yields the protein MESLALGNGAFSRGEICRSIIRTTMGASSSSSVGGFPSFLPKEVQNIKDPFARTLAKRIQRLPVQIGISDDCIMSSCVKPAKRSGTNPVVLLHCFDSSCLEWRCTYPLLEEAGLEVWAVDILGWGFSDLESLPPCDAAAKRYHLYELWKTHIKKPMILVGPSLGGAIAIDFAVNYPQAVKSLVLVNACVYAEGTGVLSYLPRIMAYAVASLLKSIPARLYAKYVAFNGIPFAKSLDFMNVGRLHCLLPWWEDATVSYILSGGFNVVSQIKQVKQEALVISGECDNIVSNKLTVRLHSELPYATMRQIPDCGHLPHVENPGAVAKLIVDFARTHTNNVVHSI from the exons ATGGAGTCCTTGGCATTAGGAAATGGAGCATTCTCAAGAGGGGAAATTTGCAGGAGCATTATTAGAACAACAATGGgggcttcttcttcttcttcagttggTGGGTTTCCTTCTTTTCTTCCCAAAGAAGTTCAAAATATCAAAGACCCATTTGCCCGAACCTTGGCCAAGAGGATCCAAAGACTTCCTGTTCAG ATTGGAATTTCTGATGATTGTATTATGAGTAGCTGTGTGAAACCAGCTAAACGAAGTGGGACTAATCCTGTGGTTCTTCTTCACTGCTTTGACAG CTCTTGTTTGGAATGGAGGTGCACATACCCTTTGCTTGAGGAGGCTGGTTTGGAGGTTTGGGCTGTTGATATTCTTGGATGGGGTTTCTCGGATCtag AGAGTCTTCCTCCTTGTGATGCTGCAGCTAAACGGTATCATCTGTACGAG CTTTGGAAAACCCACATTAAGAAACCAATGATATTGGTTGGACCAAGTCTTGGTGGTGCGATTGCAATTGATTTTGCAGTTAACTATCCTCAAGCT GTGAAAAGTCTGGTTTTAGTGAATGCTTGTGTATATGCAGAAGGAACCGGAGTTTTGAGCTATTTGCCTCGAATAATGGCATATGCAGTG GCATCATTGTTGAAGAGCATCCCAGCAAGACTTTATGCAAAGTATGTCGCTTTTAATGGGATACCCTTTGCTAAAAGCCTAGACTTCATGaat GTAGGTCGGTTGCACTGCCTTTTACCTTGGTGGGAAGATGCTACGGTTAGTTATATATTGAGTGGAGGGTTCAATGTAGTTTCACAAATTAAACAAGTAAAACAAGAAGCACTTGTGATATCGGGCGAATGTGATAATATCGTCAGCAATAAGCTCACTGTG AGGCTGCATTCAGAACTTCCATATGCTACCATGCGCCAGATACCAGATTGTGGTCATCTTCCTCATGTCGAAAACCCTGGTGCTGTAGCTAAGCTCATAGTGGATTTTGCAAGAACACACACAAATAATGTTGTCCATTCTATCTAG
- the LOC124941604 gene encoding aldehyde dehydrogenase family 3 member H1-like isoform X1, whose translation MVTNCLYINPAAPFAFSCRSNYVGLHRETNFLHGRYVLTGKSQSSARRSWRLCSPNSISLVAAFSAVKIEEDESASDWHNKAAALIKDLRVCFNAGKTKSFDWRISQLKSIEKMVDEKEKDILAALHQDLAKPEQESFLYEILHVKNSCKLAVKELNNWMTPERVKTSFTTYPSSAEIVPEPLGVVLVISTWNYPFLLSLDPVIGAIAAGNAVVLKPSEIAPATSSLLANLLPEYVDSSAIRVIEGAVSETTALLEQNWDKIFYTGSARVGRIVMSAAAKHLTPVVLELGGKCPAVVDSDVDLQIAARRIVAGKWGCNSGQTCVSPDYVITTKAFALKLIDSLRSELINFFGDTPLESKDMSRIVNSYHFSRLAKLMDDDRASDKIVVGGQRNEHQLRIAPTILLNVPEDCPIMNEEIFGPLLPIQTVENVKDSFEYIKSRPKPLAAYLFTNNETLKKDFVDAVSAGGVAINDTVLQVTVESLPFGGVGESGMGSYNGKFSFDAFSHKKAVLYRSFGGESSTRYPPYTPAKFRLLKALINFDILGILFQSSV comes from the exons ATGGTGACGAACTGCCTCTATATTAATCCAGCAGCCCCTTTTGCTTTTAGTTGCAG ATCAAATTATGTCGGCTTACATAGAGAAACTAATTTTCTCCATGGAAGATACGTTCTAACGGGGAAGTCGCAATCTTCTGCACGTCGATCATGGCGTTTGTGCTCTCCCAACTC AATCAGCTTGGTCGCGGCTTTTTCAGCGGTGAAGATAGAAGAAGATGAATCGGCAAGTGATTGGCACAACAAAGCAGCAGCACTCATAAAGGATCTTAGGGTTTGCTTTAATGCAGGTAAAACGAAGAGCTTTGACTGGAGAATCTCCCAGTTGAAGAGCATTGAGAAAATGGTGGATGAGAAAGAGAAGGACATACTTGCTGCTCTTCATCAGGACCTTGCTAAACCTGAACAAGAATCTTTTCTCTATGAG ATTCTGCATGTTAAGAATTCTTGTAAGCTTGCGGTTAAAGAACTCAATAACTGGATGACACCTGAGAGG GTGAAAACATCTTTCACAACTTATCCATCTTCTGCTGAGATTGTACCAGAACCTTTAGGAGTTGTGTTGGTCATCTCAACATGGAATTATCCTTTCT TATTATCTCTTGATCCAGTAATTGGAGCTATTGCAGCTGGTAATGCTGTGGTTCTCAAACCATCAGAAATTGCTCCTGCCACTTCTTCCTTGCTTGCAAATTTGTTACCTGAGTATGTTGATAGTTCTGCAATCAGGGTTATAGAAGGAGCGGTTTCTGAGACAACTGCTTTGTTAGAGCAGAACTGggacaaaatattttatacag GTAGTGCTAGAGTTGGGAGGATTGTTATGTCAGCAGCTGCGAAGCATCTTACTCCTGTAGTTTTGGAACTTGGAGGAAAGTGTCCTGCGGTTGTTGATTCAGATGTGGACCTTCAA attgCAGCAAGGAGGATTGTTGCAGGAAAGTGGGGATGCAATAGTGGACAGACATGTGTTTCCCCTGATTATGTCATTACTACAAAAGCCTTTGCTTTGAAGTTG ATTGATTCCTTGAGATCGGAGTTGATCAATTTCTTCGGAGACACTCCACTAGAATCCAAAGACATGTCCCGTATTGTAAACTCCTACCATTTTTCACGTTTGGCGAAGTTGATGGATGATGACCGGGCATCTGATAAGATAGTGGTTGGAGGACAAAGAAACGAACATCAATT AAGAATAGCACCTACAATTCTTTTAAATGTTCCAGAAGATTGTCCAATAATGAATGAGGAAATATTTGGACCATTGCTTCCTATTCAAACT GTTGAAAATGTGAAAGACAGCTTTGAGTATATAAAGTCGAGACCTAAGCCTTTGGCCGCTTACCTTTTCACAAATAATGAGACACTAAAGAAGGATTTTGTGGATGCTGTGTCAGCCGGAGGAGTGGCAATCAATGATACTGTTTTGCAAGTTACAGTCGAGTCTTTACCATTTGGAGGAGTTGGAGAAAGTGGTATGGGATCATACAATGGAAAGTTCTCGTTCGATGCTTTCAGTCATAAGAAGGCAGTTCTTTACAGGAGCTTTGGTGGAGAATCATCGACGAGGTACCCACCCTACACTCCTGCCAAATTTAGACTGTTAAAGGCTTTGATCAATTTTGATATATTAGGCATCTTGTTTCAATCATCGGTCTGA
- the LOC124941604 gene encoding aldehyde dehydrogenase family 3 member H1-like isoform X2 has protein sequence MVTNCLYINPAAPFAFSCRSNYVGLHRETNFLHGRYVLTGKSQSSARRSWRLCSPNSLVAAFSAVKIEEDESASDWHNKAAALIKDLRVCFNAGKTKSFDWRISQLKSIEKMVDEKEKDILAALHQDLAKPEQESFLYEILHVKNSCKLAVKELNNWMTPERVKTSFTTYPSSAEIVPEPLGVVLVISTWNYPFLLSLDPVIGAIAAGNAVVLKPSEIAPATSSLLANLLPEYVDSSAIRVIEGAVSETTALLEQNWDKIFYTGSARVGRIVMSAAAKHLTPVVLELGGKCPAVVDSDVDLQIAARRIVAGKWGCNSGQTCVSPDYVITTKAFALKLIDSLRSELINFFGDTPLESKDMSRIVNSYHFSRLAKLMDDDRASDKIVVGGQRNEHQLRIAPTILLNVPEDCPIMNEEIFGPLLPIQTVENVKDSFEYIKSRPKPLAAYLFTNNETLKKDFVDAVSAGGVAINDTVLQVTVESLPFGGVGESGMGSYNGKFSFDAFSHKKAVLYRSFGGESSTRYPPYTPAKFRLLKALINFDILGILFQSSV, from the exons ATGGTGACGAACTGCCTCTATATTAATCCAGCAGCCCCTTTTGCTTTTAGTTGCAG ATCAAATTATGTCGGCTTACATAGAGAAACTAATTTTCTCCATGGAAGATACGTTCTAACGGGGAAGTCGCAATCTTCTGCACGTCGATCATGGCGTTTGTGCTCTCCCAACTC CTTGGTCGCGGCTTTTTCAGCGGTGAAGATAGAAGAAGATGAATCGGCAAGTGATTGGCACAACAAAGCAGCAGCACTCATAAAGGATCTTAGGGTTTGCTTTAATGCAGGTAAAACGAAGAGCTTTGACTGGAGAATCTCCCAGTTGAAGAGCATTGAGAAAATGGTGGATGAGAAAGAGAAGGACATACTTGCTGCTCTTCATCAGGACCTTGCTAAACCTGAACAAGAATCTTTTCTCTATGAG ATTCTGCATGTTAAGAATTCTTGTAAGCTTGCGGTTAAAGAACTCAATAACTGGATGACACCTGAGAGG GTGAAAACATCTTTCACAACTTATCCATCTTCTGCTGAGATTGTACCAGAACCTTTAGGAGTTGTGTTGGTCATCTCAACATGGAATTATCCTTTCT TATTATCTCTTGATCCAGTAATTGGAGCTATTGCAGCTGGTAATGCTGTGGTTCTCAAACCATCAGAAATTGCTCCTGCCACTTCTTCCTTGCTTGCAAATTTGTTACCTGAGTATGTTGATAGTTCTGCAATCAGGGTTATAGAAGGAGCGGTTTCTGAGACAACTGCTTTGTTAGAGCAGAACTGggacaaaatattttatacag GTAGTGCTAGAGTTGGGAGGATTGTTATGTCAGCAGCTGCGAAGCATCTTACTCCTGTAGTTTTGGAACTTGGAGGAAAGTGTCCTGCGGTTGTTGATTCAGATGTGGACCTTCAA attgCAGCAAGGAGGATTGTTGCAGGAAAGTGGGGATGCAATAGTGGACAGACATGTGTTTCCCCTGATTATGTCATTACTACAAAAGCCTTTGCTTTGAAGTTG ATTGATTCCTTGAGATCGGAGTTGATCAATTTCTTCGGAGACACTCCACTAGAATCCAAAGACATGTCCCGTATTGTAAACTCCTACCATTTTTCACGTTTGGCGAAGTTGATGGATGATGACCGGGCATCTGATAAGATAGTGGTTGGAGGACAAAGAAACGAACATCAATT AAGAATAGCACCTACAATTCTTTTAAATGTTCCAGAAGATTGTCCAATAATGAATGAGGAAATATTTGGACCATTGCTTCCTATTCAAACT GTTGAAAATGTGAAAGACAGCTTTGAGTATATAAAGTCGAGACCTAAGCCTTTGGCCGCTTACCTTTTCACAAATAATGAGACACTAAAGAAGGATTTTGTGGATGCTGTGTCAGCCGGAGGAGTGGCAATCAATGATACTGTTTTGCAAGTTACAGTCGAGTCTTTACCATTTGGAGGAGTTGGAGAAAGTGGTATGGGATCATACAATGGAAAGTTCTCGTTCGATGCTTTCAGTCATAAGAAGGCAGTTCTTTACAGGAGCTTTGGTGGAGAATCATCGACGAGGTACCCACCCTACACTCCTGCCAAATTTAGACTGTTAAAGGCTTTGATCAATTTTGATATATTAGGCATCTTGTTTCAATCATCGGTCTGA
- the LOC124942299 gene encoding probable mitochondrial saccharopine dehydrogenase-like oxidoreductase At5g39410 — MKTSICDIVILGASGFTGKYVIREALKFLNSPNSPLKTLAIAGRSPSKLSQALAWAASPNQPPTIPILSADVTDVASLRRIASQARIILDCVGPFRLYGEPVVAACVEAGCDYLDISGEPEFMEKMEALYHDKAAEKGSLVVSACGFDSVPAELGFLFNSKQWVSPAAPNRVEAYLTLESSKRIVGNFGTYESAVLGLANVDNLRALRRSRPRKPRPPIPGPLPSKGSIIQHEKKLGLWGLKLPSADSIIVRRTLTTLHENPHGLQGVNESSEQIKNREAFWSTVKPAHFGMKLGTKSYLGVFPFIFFGIVMGLFAKFSLGRKLLLAYPSVFSLGACKKEGPSEEQVASASFKMWFVGHGFSNSNVFPQQSAKPDMEIVTRVMGPEIGYLTTPIILVQCALVVLSQRDALPKGGVYTPGIVFGPTDLQKRLQENGISFDTISKGPLLG; from the exons ATGAAGACCTCCATCTGTGATATCGTAATTCTTGGAGCATCAGGATTTACAGGCAAATATGTAATCAGAGAAGCACTCAAATTCCTCAACTCCCCCAATTCCCCTCTCAAAACTCTAGCCATAGCCGGCCGCAGTCCGTCCAAGCTATCCCAAGCTCTTGCATGGGCCGCCAGCCCCAATCAACCGCCGACCATCCCCATTCTCTCCGCAGATGTTACCGACGTTGCCTCCCTTCGACGTATTGCTTCCCAGGCCAGGATCATCCTTGATTGCGTCGGCCCTTTTCGCCTTTACGGCGAACCCGTCGTAGCTGCCTGCGTCGAAGCTGGTTGTGATTACCTTGATATATCTGGTGAACCGGAGTTTATGGAGAAGATGGAAGCTTTATATCACGATAAAGCGGCGGAAAAGGGTTCTTTGGTGGTTTCAGCATGTGGGTTCGATTCGGTTCCTGCGGAGTTGGGATTTTTATTCAATTCGAAGCAGTGGGTTTCGCCGGCGGCGCCCAATCGGGTGGAGGCGTATCTGACACTGGAGTCTAGTAAGAGGATTGTGGGTAACTTTGGTACCTATGAATCGGCTGTTCTCGGATTGGCTAACGTTGATAATCTGCGAGCGTTGAGGCGATCACGGCCAAGAAAACCTAGGCCGCCG ATTCCTGGCCCCCTCCCTTCCAAAGGATCGATAATACAACACGAGAAGAAGTTAGGCCTTTGGGGTCTTAAGCTACCGTCAGCAGATTCTATCATAGTTAGAAGGACATTAACAACCCTTCATGAAAATCCACATGGCCTTCAAGGTGTTAACGAGAGTAGTGAGCAGATTAAAAACAGAGAAGCATTCTGGTCAACTGTAAAACCAGCTCACTTTGGTATGAAGTTAGGTACCAAGTCCTATTTGGGTGTATTTCCTTTTATATTCTTTGGGATTGTCATGGGCCTCTTTGCAAAGTTTTCACTAGGAAGGAAGCTTCTTTTGGCATATCCTTCTGTTTTCAGTCTAGGGGCGTGTAAGAAAGAAGGTCCTAGTGAAGAACAAGTGGCTAGTGCTTCCTTCAAGATGTGGTTCGTTGGGCATGGTTTTAGCAATAGTAATGTCTTTCCACAGCAAAGTGCGAAACCCGATATGGAAATAGTAACTAGAGTAATGGGTCCAGAAATTGGTTATTTAACTACTCCAATAATTCTGGTTCAATGTGCTCTTGTTGTATTAAGCCAACGCGATGCTTTGCCTAAGGGAGGTGTTTATACTCCTGGGATTGTGTTTGGGCCAACGGATCTTCAGAAAAGGCTTCAAGAAAATGGGATATCTTTTGATACTATCTCAAAGGGTCCACTGCTTGGCTGA